In bacterium, the following are encoded in one genomic region:
- a CDS encoding HAMP domain-containing protein: MRFIFRKFRDLRVSLKISGLLVAVVLLSLAFTAYSIFRNIEVKVEVMLGQRLEHIVRTGAMMIPGEEHERVFEAFLHSEEDPVGAVLATKEFESIRETLRAIQSKNELHEDIYTLIRPEWSPEHMIFLVMTPEEHYVGNGMAIHPKVREVFDTGKPAHTKLYTDAEGIWVSAFAPIKRKDGTTVAVVEVDYGAAGEIAQAKYELARNIAIPALVALALSILIGAISGKQLASPIKRLASVAEEVSGGNLDTSITYDSRDEIGLLATTFNKMISDLRESRDALEEYNRNLEALVAERTEELSNANKTINAMLDSLGQGFLVFDGTGEVSPICSKAASRLLEGSPATRKIWDVLKHDEQTLSDWCQFLFDEPLPFESVKSAGPTQFEHSEGLKIDIDYHPVRNDDGKVTNVVVVTTDRTQEYLAHQEAEKNRLYSEMITKIVKSKNQFLSFTNDAHSMIAEMQRIMTLSDYTSELKAILRYAHTIKGGAAAFSIQEVRDEAHHFEDKLNELSQEGDTTLLDSKDLVSQELGKLANAFDGFIDEARLIIGKAIDDGQMREIPLTQLVEFSKEIHQHHGAEALLPEFNRRFIAVPIQTCFEHFDNIIEEVAGRQGKQVSSLQYTGGDLRVLSDPYSDLFASMVHAFRNAIDHGIETPDIRQMFGKPESGTIEITFDVSSDKNGDWLNITVSDDGGGIDADKLRKLLLDKGVASAADESDEEIIQHVFDSGVSTKDQVSDISGRGVGMDAIRFAAESLGGTARVSTEVTVGSKLFVTVPFLEEIAPVSSGETSDTQVATSQI; encoded by the coding sequence ATGAGATTTATTTTTAGGAAATTTAGAGATCTCAGAGTATCCCTGAAGATTAGCGGGCTACTGGTTGCTGTGGTACTTCTATCCTTAGCTTTCACGGCGTATTCAATTTTCCGCAATATTGAAGTTAAAGTCGAGGTCATGCTAGGCCAGCGTCTTGAGCATATTGTTCGAACTGGCGCAATGATGATTCCTGGGGAAGAACATGAGAGGGTTTTTGAGGCTTTTCTGCATTCAGAGGAGGACCCTGTAGGAGCCGTATTAGCGACGAAGGAGTTCGAGTCGATCAGAGAGACCCTTCGAGCAATTCAATCCAAGAACGAACTGCATGAAGATATATATACCCTGATAAGACCGGAGTGGTCGCCAGAGCACATGATATTTCTCGTAATGACCCCTGAGGAACATTACGTCGGTAATGGAATGGCCATACATCCGAAGGTTAGGGAAGTCTTTGATACGGGAAAACCAGCCCATACAAAACTTTACACAGATGCCGAAGGGATCTGGGTCTCAGCGTTTGCTCCAATTAAGAGGAAAGATGGAACAACAGTGGCTGTAGTTGAAGTTGACTACGGTGCCGCAGGAGAAATTGCACAAGCGAAGTACGAACTCGCTCGGAATATTGCTATTCCAGCTCTTGTTGCTCTAGCCCTCTCTATTCTCATTGGAGCTATATCTGGAAAACAACTCGCTTCCCCCATTAAACGACTGGCGAGTGTGGCGGAAGAGGTCTCTGGAGGTAATCTCGATACGAGCATTACGTATGATTCGCGCGATGAAATTGGGCTTTTAGCAACTACTTTCAATAAAATGATCAGTGATCTCAGGGAAAGTCGAGATGCTTTAGAAGAGTACAATAGAAATCTTGAGGCGTTGGTTGCAGAGAGGACTGAGGAATTAAGTAATGCTAATAAGACCATCAATGCAATGTTGGATAGCTTAGGTCAAGGATTTCTGGTTTTTGATGGCACTGGTGAAGTGTCACCGATATGTTCAAAGGCAGCGTCTAGACTCTTGGAGGGAAGTCCTGCAACGAGAAAGATATGGGATGTTCTGAAACACGATGAGCAGACACTTTCTGACTGGTGTCAGTTTCTATTTGATGAGCCACTTCCCTTTGAAAGTGTTAAGAGTGCAGGGCCTACACAATTCGAACATTCTGAAGGATTGAAAATTGATATTGATTATCATCCTGTGCGTAATGACGATGGCAAGGTGACTAATGTAGTTGTTGTTACAACTGACAGAACTCAGGAATACTTAGCGCACCAAGAAGCTGAGAAGAACCGGCTCTATTCAGAAATGATTACAAAAATTGTAAAATCAAAAAACCAATTCCTCAGCTTCACCAATGATGCTCATTCTATGATTGCAGAGATGCAACGAATAATGACTCTTTCTGACTATACCTCTGAGCTCAAAGCTATCTTGCGCTATGCGCATACTATTAAAGGTGGTGCAGCAGCATTTTCTATTCAAGAAGTGCGAGACGAAGCCCATCATTTTGAGGACAAATTAAATGAGTTAAGTCAGGAAGGAGACACCACCTTATTAGATTCAAAGGATCTTGTCTCACAAGAACTGGGTAAGCTCGCTAATGCCTTTGACGGCTTTATTGATGAGGCCCGACTCATCATAGGAAAAGCCATCGATGACGGTCAGATGAGAGAGATACCGCTGACTCAGCTCGTAGAATTCTCTAAAGAGATACATCAACATCATGGCGCAGAAGCTCTTTTGCCAGAATTCAATCGCCGCTTTATTGCCGTTCCAATTCAGACTTGTTTTGAACATTTTGATAATATCATTGAGGAAGTTGCCGGACGACAAGGCAAGCAAGTCAGTTCTCTTCAATATACCGGTGGAGACTTAAGAGTTCTGAGCGATCCTTACAGTGACCTCTTTGCATCCATGGTGCATGCATTCCGAAATGCGATTGATCACGGCATTGAGACTCCTGATATTCGACAAATGTTTGGCAAGCCAGAGTCTGGTACTATTGAAATTACTTTTGACGTCTCTTCAGATAAGAATGGAGATTGGTTAAATATTACTGTTTCTGATGATGGTGGTGGGATTGATGCTGATAAGTTGCGGAAGCTTCTTCTTGATAAAGGGGTTGCTTCTGCTGCGGATGAGAGTGATGAGGAGATCATCCAGCATGTCTTTGATAGTGGTGTTTCAACAAAAGACCAGGTTTCTGATATCTCTGGACGGGGTGTGGGGATGGATGCGATACGATTTGCGGCAGAGAGCTTAGGAGGAACTGCTCGAGTTTCCACAGAGGTAACGGTTGGTAGCAAACTGTTTGTAACGGTTCCCTTTTTAGAGGAGATTGCACCTGTTTCCAGTGGAGAAACGTCGGATACTCAGGTTGCAACGAGCCAAATATAG
- a CDS encoding Hpt domain-containing protein, with amino-acid sequence MSDHGTELPFFNSAEALERVGGDVSFLRELVDVFLAGMPEAIRNVTEAVHAKSSERLVESAHALKSALGNLSAIRAHEYARQIEKIAILEDFEEALRLLALLEKSIDGFLQSVEKDLRDN; translated from the coding sequence ATGAGCGATCATGGCACCGAACTGCCATTTTTCAACTCGGCAGAAGCTCTTGAACGAGTAGGTGGAGATGTCTCGTTTTTAAGAGAGTTGGTCGATGTATTTCTTGCTGGCATGCCCGAGGCGATAAGAAACGTTACTGAGGCTGTTCATGCTAAAAGCTCTGAACGTTTAGTTGAATCAGCACATGCGCTCAAAAGTGCCCTGGGAAATCTTAGTGCAATAAGGGCTCATGAATACGCGAGACAAATAGAGAAAATTGCTATACTTGAAGATTTTGAAGAAGCATTAAGACTGCTTGCTCTCCTAGAGAAATCAATCGATGGATTCCTGCAATCAGTGGAAAAAGACCTCCGTGATAACTAA